In one window of Erythrolamprus reginae isolate rEryReg1 chromosome 1, rEryReg1.hap1, whole genome shotgun sequence DNA:
- the LOC139164334 gene encoding olfactory receptor 10V1-like: protein MKSENQTLNPEFHFQPFTTIPEMKWLIFGTFLILYLLSLLGNVSVAFTIYTVNSLHTPMYFFLANLAFLEIAYSCAIDPLTLATLGSARKIYISLAGCGTQLFFLTFLGGSDCVLLAIMAYDRCVAICRPLNYPLIMTWRMCVSLVVGTWAMSGFLSFQLCLHILTLTFCGNDMAIKNFFCDLPALMKVACGNTQAQEHGLFIASAILLTIPFILICISYVFIAVAIIRIPSALGRQRAFSTCSSHLMVVLMQFSCTNLMYLCPVSCLTPTQVRVVSVFFTFVTPVLNPLIYSLRNKELKEAMSRSLSRIMLSQKKSDNFVNKGQKTRQL from the coding sequence ATGAAGAGTGAAAATCAAACTCTGAATCCAGAATTTCATTTCCAACCATTCACAACCATCCCAGAGATGAAATGGCTGATTTTTGGGACTTTTCTGATTCTCTACTTGCTCAGCCTACTTGGGAAtgtgtctgttgctttcactatTTACACTGTAAACTCTCTCCATACCCCAATGTATTTTTTCTTGGCTAACCTGGCATTTCTGGAGATTGCCTACTCTTGTGCCATTGACCCCTTAACTTTGGCTACTCTTGGTTCAGCGAGAAAGATCTACATTTCTTTGGCTGGATGTGGCACCCAGCTGTTTTTCTTAACCTTCCTGGGAGGTTCAGATTGTGTCCTGCTGGCAATCATGGCTTATGATCGATGTGTGGCAATATGCCGCCCACTAAACTACCCTCTCATTATGACCTGGAGAATGTGTGTGAGTCTTGTAGTTGGCACATGGGCTATGAGTGGGTTCCTTAGTTTCCAGCTGTGTCTCCATatactgactttgactttctgTGGCAATGATATGGCAATCAAAAATTTTTTCTGTGATCTTCCTGCTCTAATGAAAGTGGCATGTGGAAACACCCAAGCCCAGGAACATGGTCTTTTTATTGCAAGTGCTATTCTCTTGACTATCCCCTTCATACTAATCTGCATATCCTATGTTTTCATCGCGGTGGCCATCATACGCatcccttctgccttggggcgtcAACGAGCTTTCTCTACTTGTTCCTCCCATTTAATGGTGGTCCTTATGCAATTTAGTTGTACCAACTTAATGTACCTGTGTCCTGTTTCCTGCTTGACACCCACACAAGTCAGGGTGGTGTCTGTCTTTTTCACTTTTGTCACTCCTGTATTAAACCCCCTGATTTACAGTCTGAGAAATAAAGAGTTAAAAGAGGCAATGAGCAGGTCCTTGAGTAGAATAATGCTGTCTCAGAAGAAATCAGACAATTTTGTCAATAAGGGACAAAAGACACGCCAACTATAA